A genomic region of Ensifer adhaerens contains the following coding sequences:
- a CDS encoding DUF2190 family protein has product MKNFIQPGDAIDIPAPAGGVVSGAAVVVGSLVGVASSTAAEGVTFALQTNGVFRMPKTSALAIAIGDKVYWDNAAKVVNKTASGNTLLGTAVEAAANPSDTVAVKLGATTV; this is encoded by the coding sequence ATGAAAAACTTCATTCAGCCAGGGGATGCGATCGACATCCCCGCGCCGGCCGGTGGTGTCGTCTCGGGCGCCGCGGTCGTCGTTGGATCTCTCGTCGGTGTGGCCTCGTCCACGGCGGCCGAGGGCGTGACCTTCGCGCTTCAGACCAACGGCGTTTTCCGCATGCCCAAGACTTCTGCCTTGGCAATCGCAATCGGCGACAAGGTCTATTGGGATAACGCGGCCAAGGTGGTGAACAAGACGGCTTCGGGCAACACGCTTCTCGGTACCGCCGTCGAAGCTGCGGCCAACCCGTCCGATACCGTTGCGGTCAAGCTCGGCGCGACGACGGTCTGA
- a CDS encoding HK97 family phage prohead protease, protein MSNVIQLPKLIRDAEVRSASFDEAANTVEVVWTTGATFRRVSWIEGEFDEELIVNAKSVRLGRLNSGAPFLDTHSKYSLDDVIGSVVRGSAKIENGVGVAKVQLSKAPGAADRVAKIVEGVVSNISVGYRIHAVEKKERAGQIPIHRVIDWEPWEISAVPIPADAGAQVRSGGDASETFACRVIGGAADVSEIVRIRMRMAAAQNQLAR, encoded by the coding sequence ATGAGCAATGTTATTCAGCTCCCGAAGCTCATTCGGGATGCGGAAGTGCGTTCGGCTTCGTTCGACGAAGCGGCGAACACGGTCGAGGTTGTATGGACTACGGGGGCGACCTTCCGTCGTGTGTCCTGGATCGAGGGCGAGTTCGACGAGGAGCTGATCGTCAACGCGAAGAGTGTCCGGCTCGGTCGTCTTAACAGCGGTGCGCCGTTTCTCGACACGCACTCAAAGTACAGCCTCGACGATGTGATTGGCTCGGTTGTCCGTGGATCGGCAAAGATCGAGAACGGCGTCGGCGTTGCGAAGGTGCAGCTTTCCAAGGCGCCGGGCGCTGCGGATCGGGTCGCCAAGATCGTCGAAGGCGTCGTGTCGAACATCTCGGTCGGCTACCGCATTCACGCTGTCGAAAAGAAAGAGCGGGCCGGCCAAATCCCGATCCATCGGGTGATCGATTGGGAGCCGTGGGAAATCTCTGCTGTCCCTATCCCTGCGGACGCCGGCGCGCAGGTTCGCTCTGGCGGCGATGCTTCAGAAACATTTGCCTGCCGCGTCATCGGTGGCGCGGCTGATGTGAGCGAGATCGTGCGCATCCGTATGCGCATGGCTGCCGCTCAAAACCAATTGGCGCGCTAG
- a CDS encoding phage portal protein — protein MNLLDKFVSVFSPESGVRRAAARTVLDQYRERDYAAAQAGRRNRSWRARATSANVEVGGALSTLRNRARAFVRDKWMGTRILDVLASHVVGTGILVVADTGSDRADKAFNSAFGEWQEICDVEGVMNFGAHQALTVRSMVEGGDCVTRMIDLTMNEADGTVPFRLQGLEGDSIDTSRDRFAGSNVRLGVELGEWGRRKGLWLFREHPGDSYASAVEGSSLVDWGDVCHLYRHLRFGQVRGISWFAPILLTANEIQDLMEAAIVQARTQASFAGFIKRQPGGMNVLASSKDDKGQKITKIEPGMIADIGEADIAFANPSSQSAFAETYIAGMQAMAAGAGLTYDQLTGDLRQANYSSLRAGKIEFRRLVEQIQWHIVGPRLCMPVARRFADRAVLSGRIPRRKDGYQFRLVMPAVEPIDPKKDLEADILAVRSGRLSPQDFVSAWGNDWRTVVADFKSFFAFADENKIVLDIDPRRPQNGQAPRNDQPPQE, from the coding sequence ATGAACCTGCTGGATAAATTTGTTTCGGTCTTTAGCCCGGAATCTGGCGTGCGGCGTGCTGCTGCACGGACGGTTCTTGATCAGTACCGGGAGCGAGATTACGCCGCGGCGCAAGCTGGCCGCCGTAACCGCTCCTGGCGGGCGCGTGCGACCTCGGCGAATGTCGAGGTCGGCGGGGCGCTCTCCACACTTCGCAATAGGGCTCGCGCCTTTGTCCGCGACAAGTGGATGGGCACACGCATTCTCGATGTTTTGGCTTCGCACGTGGTCGGGACCGGCATCCTTGTTGTTGCCGATACGGGCAGCGACCGGGCCGACAAGGCGTTCAATTCCGCCTTCGGGGAATGGCAGGAAATCTGCGACGTTGAAGGGGTGATGAATTTCGGCGCGCACCAGGCGCTCACGGTTCGTTCGATGGTCGAGGGTGGCGATTGCGTCACACGCATGATCGACCTCACCATGAATGAGGCGGACGGCACTGTGCCGTTCCGACTGCAGGGCCTTGAGGGCGACAGCATCGACACCTCCCGTGATCGTTTTGCGGGGAGCAATGTTCGCCTCGGTGTCGAGCTGGGGGAGTGGGGGCGGCGCAAAGGCCTTTGGCTTTTCAGGGAACATCCCGGCGATTCTTACGCCTCTGCCGTTGAGGGGTCGTCGCTCGTCGACTGGGGTGACGTCTGCCATCTCTATCGTCATCTGCGTTTCGGGCAGGTTCGCGGTATCAGCTGGTTTGCGCCGATCCTGCTAACGGCCAACGAGATACAGGATCTCATGGAGGCGGCGATAGTGCAGGCTCGCACGCAGGCAAGTTTTGCCGGCTTCATCAAGCGCCAGCCGGGCGGGATGAATGTCCTTGCATCGAGCAAGGACGACAAAGGGCAGAAGATCACGAAGATTGAGCCCGGCATGATCGCCGATATCGGTGAGGCCGATATCGCATTTGCGAACCCATCATCGCAGTCTGCCTTTGCCGAGACCTATATCGCTGGGATGCAGGCCATGGCCGCAGGTGCCGGCCTCACCTATGACCAGCTGACCGGAGATTTACGTCAGGCAAATTATTCGAGCCTTCGGGCTGGCAAGATCGAGTTCCGTCGGCTCGTCGAGCAGATCCAGTGGCATATTGTCGGGCCACGTTTGTGTATGCCGGTCGCGCGTCGCTTCGCTGACAGAGCCGTTCTCTCGGGTCGAATTCCTCGCCGGAAAGATGGTTATCAGTTCCGGCTGGTTATGCCGGCGGTCGAGCCCATCGATCCGAAGAAGGATCTTGAGGCCGATATTCTGGCGGTTCGATCCGGTCGACTGTCGCCGCAAGACTTCGTGTCTGCCTGGGGCAATGACTGGCGGACGGTGGTTGCCGACTTCAAGTCTTTCTTCGCCTTCGCCGACGAGAACAAGATCGTGCTCGATATCGACCCGCGTCGACCACAAAACGGGCAGGCGCCCCGAAACGACCAGCCACCGCAAGAGTGA
- a CDS encoding phage head-tail joining protein, translating to MTTTSWTAADLVAIEAAIATGAKRVRFQTHEVEYHSIKELLTARDAIRDALTTPETGSNVMFAQYDSGY from the coding sequence GTGACCACGACCAGTTGGACTGCAGCAGATCTCGTCGCCATCGAGGCGGCGATTGCAACGGGTGCGAAGCGGGTGCGCTTCCAGACCCACGAAGTCGAGTACCACTCGATCAAGGAACTTCTGACCGCACGCGATGCAATCCGTGACGCACTTACCACACCCGAAACCGGCAGCAACGTGATGTTTGCCCAGTACGATAGTGGCTACTGA
- a CDS encoding phage terminase large subunit family protein — protein MHIALKRSAVAVIAATLAAAIMPPEKVDAVQYARNNVVVPDGPRSGDTWDDSLTPHIREPLLMTMVESGHNEIAVRKSAQTGFTTLLLCSAAYTIAQDPCRMMIVQPTTNALAEFNREKLTVMLQQSKALKKLVRDQTSRSGEGSTALAKRFPGGSLKLAIANSAADLRSSTIKKAFCDEIDEYPDDLDGQGDPFGMIEARQESFLASGDWFRAYVSTPTVKGSSKIDDKFMAGDQRYWNMPCPGCGAHFKFEFDRRYFKFNDAFPHDPYYATPCCGSIVQSHEKVSLYRKGKWIAEASRPGAYPSYHFDALTSPFVPWEKIAERFVACNGDPQKLKTFFNLTLGLPFDMKGDAPDHVRLMERRETGLKRGHIPAQGIVFVGTADVQMNGIWYLFKAWGPDRQSWRVDAGYIEGATDDPHGGAFLKLEELRSKEWPDAFGRTRKVDAFGVDTGYRSHVVYTWCRGKAGVFALDGLDGWSRPPIGQPKAMDINFNGKRIRNGVMLWGVGTWSIKGAFYANLRKEGRAAGKDADPPGYCHFGDWMDEIYFKQITSEYLGTEKFKGRSRQKWIPRVGYENHLLDCEVYGEALGDYLGIARMTPDEWQRLIAMRGVPEQVFTQDLFAPAPLVAQAASAASVAPTPVAENDDLDEVSEGDSAAVSMTRTRDPDEFGDRDYDF, from the coding sequence ATGCATATCGCGCTGAAGCGCTCGGCAGTTGCAGTAATCGCTGCCACGCTGGCGGCTGCCATCATGCCGCCGGAAAAGGTCGACGCGGTCCAATATGCCCGCAACAATGTGGTCGTGCCGGATGGACCGCGCAGCGGTGACACCTGGGATGACAGCCTGACCCCGCATATCCGCGAGCCGCTGCTCATGACCATGGTCGAGAGCGGGCACAACGAGATTGCGGTGAGGAAGTCGGCGCAGACCGGCTTCACAACCCTGCTGCTCTGTTCTGCAGCCTACACGATCGCGCAGGATCCCTGCCGCATGATGATCGTGCAGCCGACGACGAACGCGCTTGCGGAATTCAACCGCGAGAAGCTGACTGTCATGCTGCAGCAGTCAAAGGCGCTGAAGAAGCTGGTGCGCGATCAAACCAGCCGTTCGGGCGAAGGCTCGACCGCGCTGGCGAAGCGGTTTCCCGGCGGCTCGCTGAAACTGGCGATCGCCAATTCTGCGGCTGACCTTCGATCTTCGACGATCAAGAAAGCCTTCTGCGACGAGATCGACGAATATCCGGACGATCTCGACGGGCAGGGCGACCCATTCGGCATGATCGAAGCGCGTCAGGAATCCTTCCTGGCGTCCGGCGATTGGTTCCGGGCCTATGTGTCCACGCCCACGGTCAAGGGCTCGTCGAAGATCGACGACAAGTTCATGGCCGGCGACCAGCGGTATTGGAACATGCCGTGCCCTGGCTGTGGCGCGCATTTCAAGTTTGAGTTCGATCGCCGCTACTTCAAGTTCAACGATGCCTTTCCGCACGACCCGTACTACGCCACACCGTGCTGCGGCTCGATCGTGCAGAGCCATGAGAAGGTTTCGCTCTATCGGAAAGGCAAGTGGATCGCCGAGGCCAGCCGGCCAGGCGCTTATCCGTCCTACCATTTCGATGCGCTGACATCGCCGTTCGTTCCGTGGGAAAAGATCGCGGAACGTTTCGTCGCCTGCAACGGCGATCCGCAGAAGCTGAAGACGTTCTTCAACCTGACGCTCGGCCTGCCCTTCGACATGAAGGGCGACGCGCCCGATCATGTCAGGCTGATGGAACGGCGGGAAACCGGGCTTAAGCGCGGGCATATTCCGGCGCAGGGCATCGTGTTTGTCGGTACCGCCGACGTGCAGATGAACGGGATCTGGTACCTGTTCAAGGCCTGGGGGCCGGATCGCCAGAGTTGGCGTGTCGATGCCGGCTACATCGAGGGCGCGACCGACGATCCACATGGTGGCGCCTTCCTCAAACTTGAAGAGCTGCGCAGCAAGGAATGGCCGGACGCGTTCGGCCGCACCCGCAAGGTCGATGCCTTCGGCGTGGACACGGGTTACCGCAGCCACGTCGTCTATACCTGGTGTCGGGGCAAGGCCGGTGTGTTCGCACTCGACGGTCTCGACGGATGGTCCCGCCCGCCAATCGGGCAGCCGAAGGCGATGGACATCAACTTCAACGGCAAGCGCATCCGCAACGGCGTGATGCTTTGGGGTGTGGGCACCTGGTCGATCAAGGGTGCATTCTACGCCAACCTTCGGAAAGAGGGTCGAGCCGCCGGCAAGGATGCCGACCCGCCGGGATACTGTCATTTCGGCGACTGGATGGATGAGATCTACTTCAAGCAGATCACGTCCGAATATCTCGGTACCGAAAAGTTCAAGGGCCGGTCGCGCCAGAAGTGGATACCGCGCGTCGGTTATGAAAACCACCTGCTCGACTGCGAAGTCTATGGCGAGGCGCTGGGTGATTATCTCGGTATCGCGCGCATGACGCCAGACGAATGGCAGCGGCTCATCGCCATGCGCGGCGTGCCCGAACAGGTGTTTACGCAGGATCTGTTTGCGCCGGCTCCGCTCGTCGCGCAGGCCGCTTCAGCAGCATCCGTTGCGCCGACACCTGTCGCTGAGAACGACGATCTCGATGAGGTCTCGGAGGGCGATAGTGCCGCCGTCTCAATGACCCGCACCCGTGACCCTGATGAGTTTGGGGATCGCGATTACGATTTTTGA
- a CDS encoding winged helix-turn-helix domain-containing protein: MSDLVQQMEAMPEGHWISVSELAKLKGISRQTASEKVAKLESEGRLSTRKNGRLRMVELATYDRLVGQIGDAAREIGAATKKSVDEASGNGGALRDAQAEKAKYETRLKALDFAERTGQVVPIKGEHGIEAALIKVCDHVVRDLGMPMQWIDEIMEASRKGEPHLRRLMRTKIAEQRKVVAEHLLELSGEASRAEAQGIDINVHFDGDD, from the coding sequence ATGAGCGATCTCGTCCAGCAGATGGAAGCGATGCCGGAAGGCCATTGGATCAGCGTCTCCGAGCTGGCGAAGCTGAAGGGCATCAGCCGGCAGACCGCAAGCGAGAAGGTTGCAAAACTCGAAAGTGAAGGCCGGCTGTCGACCCGTAAGAATGGCCGTCTGCGGATGGTCGAGCTTGCCACATACGACCGTCTCGTCGGACAGATCGGCGACGCCGCGCGCGAGATCGGCGCCGCTACGAAAAAGTCTGTCGACGAAGCCTCAGGTAACGGCGGTGCTCTGCGCGACGCCCAGGCGGAGAAGGCCAAGTACGAGACCCGCCTTAAGGCGCTGGATTTTGCCGAGCGGACTGGGCAGGTCGTACCGATCAAGGGTGAGCACGGTATCGAGGCTGCGCTGATCAAGGTTTGCGACCATGTCGTGCGCGATCTCGGCATGCCGATGCAATGGATCGACGAGATCATGGAGGCTTCGCGGAAAGGCGAGCCGCACCTTCGCCGGCTGATGCGCACCAAGATCGCAGAACAGCGGAAGGTTGTTGCCGAGCATCTGCTTGAGCTTTCCGGCGAGGCGTCGAGGGCCGAAGCGCAGGGCATCGACATCAACGTTCATTTCGATGGTGACGACTGA
- the nusG gene encoding transcription termination/antitermination protein NusG yields MIMQRNVFEGAPIAVGSAEGFKERMRRITDSMLDEGALLTVNYRINGGYAPWFALRVWTGREKSVEKTLEAMGVRSLVPMRKGPYLRRRGRVIEGSMMPVIHGYVLVQMMAVPEYLAGLKGVEHAIDVLGGCEQPMRLTDAEVNRFNVLACGGVYDWERPVDLVLKAGEPVWVTEGHFRDQKGIVVTPNRNGRGDVVIAIMFMGREVPVTVPLALLRKL; encoded by the coding sequence ATGATCATGCAGCGTAACGTGTTCGAAGGTGCTCCTATCGCGGTTGGCTCGGCCGAAGGCTTCAAGGAACGGATGCGCCGAATCACAGACAGCATGCTCGACGAGGGCGCGCTTCTGACCGTGAATTACCGAATCAATGGCGGTTACGCGCCGTGGTTTGCGCTCCGGGTCTGGACTGGTCGAGAGAAGTCGGTGGAAAAAACGCTTGAAGCGATGGGCGTGCGCTCCCTGGTGCCGATGCGCAAAGGGCCGTATTTGCGGCGTCGTGGACGTGTCATTGAGGGCTCGATGATGCCTGTCATCCACGGCTACGTGCTTGTCCAGATGATGGCGGTGCCTGAGTATTTGGCTGGCTTGAAGGGTGTTGAACACGCCATCGACGTGCTCGGTGGATGCGAGCAGCCTATGCGTTTGACCGACGCGGAGGTGAACAGATTCAACGTTCTGGCTTGTGGTGGCGTGTATGATTGGGAGCGTCCCGTTGATCTCGTTCTGAAGGCTGGAGAACCGGTCTGGGTGACCGAAGGGCACTTCCGCGATCAGAAGGGAATCGTGGTGACACCGAACCGCAACGGGCGTGGAGATGTGGTGATTGCCATCATGTTCATGGGGCGTGAGGTGCCCGTGACGGTGCCTCTTGCATTGCTGAGGAAGTTGTGA
- a CDS encoding helix-turn-helix domain-containing protein, producing the protein MSQEATIRRGVRNARYAAIPNHVFEDARLSMEARWLLGYLLSKPDNWTVVIGDIIKKGGCGRDKARKMIAELVEFGYAEREEQNRKNGKFDASSLVIFDEPKVMPPAGVSESVASLPQTDLPATAKPSTAEPSPAKSAHSNNLDSAKTDYKNLREGEREAEGQECPTESSAVIDKAFWALVKDWPGFAGMPKEPARRAWYLLTADERHEAAERFPRWLALLKAQKKSHVPAPSTYFGEKLWQDVPSAAEADKPTSVMAGPYGKLWNATRIAELLCPSTGPIAGPTAFDKLQIDNGKTTLADVMAEKRMRSGWPTVNTMHERARDRQGWVCPLSIEEPAKGFEQVHRDSDRMEAWRREHKRRGWPFFDGRLPDWIYFPALDADEDLDRAVASAVDRYRDQISDFLTVRSKGDDHAA; encoded by the coding sequence ATGAGCCAGGAGGCGACCATTCGCCGTGGCGTGCGAAATGCGCGGTATGCGGCGATACCGAACCATGTCTTTGAAGATGCCAGGCTTTCCATGGAGGCGCGGTGGCTGCTCGGCTACCTGCTTTCGAAGCCGGACAATTGGACCGTGGTCATCGGCGACATCATCAAGAAGGGCGGCTGCGGGCGCGACAAGGCACGCAAGATGATCGCCGAGCTGGTCGAGTTTGGCTATGCCGAACGCGAAGAACAGAACCGGAAAAATGGCAAGTTTGACGCCTCGTCGCTGGTCATTTTCGATGAGCCGAAGGTGATGCCGCCAGCCGGCGTTTCAGAGAGTGTTGCATCTTTGCCGCAGACTGATTTGCCGGCGACGGCAAAACCGTCGACGGCTGAGCCGTCGCCGGCAAAATCGGCACATAGTAATAACTTAGATTCAGCAAAAACTGATTATAAGAATCTGAGAGAGGGCGAGCGCGAGGCGGAAGGTCAGGAATGCCCGACCGAAAGCTCGGCGGTCATCGATAAGGCCTTCTGGGCGCTGGTGAAGGATTGGCCGGGCTTCGCCGGAATGCCGAAAGAGCCGGCTCGCCGCGCCTGGTATCTCCTGACCGCAGATGAGCGTCACGAGGCTGCAGAACGCTTTCCACGTTGGCTGGCGCTTCTCAAGGCGCAGAAGAAGTCCCACGTGCCGGCGCCCTCGACCTATTTCGGCGAAAAGCTTTGGCAGGACGTGCCATCGGCGGCTGAGGCGGATAAGCCGACCAGCGTCATGGCTGGCCCTTACGGCAAGCTCTGGAATGCGACCCGCATTGCCGAATTGCTGTGCCCGTCGACCGGTCCCATCGCGGGCCCGACAGCTTTCGACAAGCTCCAGATCGACAACGGCAAGACGACGCTCGCTGACGTCATGGCTGAGAAGCGCATGCGCAGCGGGTGGCCGACGGTGAACACGATGCATGAGCGCGCCAGAGACCGGCAGGGCTGGGTGTGCCCGCTCTCGATCGAGGAGCCGGCCAAGGGCTTCGAGCAGGTGCACCGCGATTCCGACCGCATGGAAGCATGGCGACGCGAACACAAACGCCGCGGCTGGCCGTTCTTCGATGGTCGGTTGCCTGACTGGATCTACTTCCCGGCGCTCGATGCCGACGAGGATCTCGACCGCGCCGTTGCCTCGGCCGTCGACCGCTACCGAGACCAGATTTCCGATTTTCTCACCGTAAGGAGCAAGGGCGATGATCATGCAGCGTAA
- a CDS encoding SAM-dependent methyltransferase — MLDIVASLSPEQKDILRAVATGEYRAPDGGAKRRIQRLHQHGFVRRHDTDVALCFPTETGLAAARSLGLLDAAPAPSTAIVEMPQRAQVPQIVSMLETAARLFDEGDIQRALVIADGAYDLTQAEARFAAKYAATRELVPKFRQLQGDALLMETRCKIELAKAYDAAQQAGQASKKGRPKNVATDDIFKQAEAGLTRQEIHDARKLAAAEEKTPGIAERAIAARVAAGLAPTRANLKHAIGTRTATKEERGNNLYETAEEATSAILALEQFSATVDEPFCGRGAIVRVLETAGYDVVLGDLVDYGTTTKDGVVQDIGDYRETEGPSHDIVSNPPYGDDMNSCIAHALRVRKPRKMALLLNLNVLAGFDDPDRNYIMETCPPARIYVMKRRVPMMHRDGWDGNKASSQMNTMWCVWELQEDGTYGDTTIIKRVDWAYTWNPDTVPEDEEEDSQ, encoded by the coding sequence ATGCTGGATATCGTCGCCTCGCTCTCTCCCGAACAGAAAGACATCCTTCGTGCGGTCGCCACCGGTGAGTACCGGGCACCGGACGGCGGCGCCAAGCGTCGCATTCAGCGGCTGCACCAGCATGGTTTCGTGCGCCGGCACGACACCGACGTTGCGCTTTGCTTCCCCACGGAAACCGGTCTTGCCGCGGCTCGCTCGCTCGGGTTGCTCGACGCTGCACCGGCGCCGAGCACCGCTATCGTCGAGATGCCGCAGCGGGCGCAGGTCCCGCAGATCGTTTCCATGCTGGAAACTGCCGCCCGGCTCTTCGATGAAGGTGATATCCAGCGCGCGTTGGTGATTGCCGATGGCGCCTATGACCTGACACAAGCCGAAGCCCGTTTCGCGGCCAAGTATGCGGCCACGCGTGAGCTTGTGCCGAAGTTCCGGCAGCTCCAGGGCGACGCGTTGCTGATGGAAACGCGCTGCAAGATCGAGCTTGCCAAGGCCTATGACGCCGCGCAGCAGGCGGGGCAGGCGTCCAAAAAGGGACGTCCGAAAAATGTCGCAACTGACGACATTTTCAAGCAGGCGGAAGCGGGACTTACCCGGCAGGAAATTCACGACGCCCGCAAGCTGGCGGCGGCGGAAGAAAAGACGCCGGGCATCGCCGAACGCGCCATCGCTGCGCGTGTTGCGGCCGGTCTCGCGCCGACGCGGGCGAACCTGAAGCACGCGATCGGCACCAGGACGGCGACCAAGGAAGAGCGCGGGAACAATCTTTACGAGACGGCAGAGGAAGCGACTAGCGCAATACTTGCGCTTGAGCAATTTTCCGCAACCGTTGATGAGCCTTTCTGCGGTCGCGGCGCCATCGTTCGCGTGCTCGAAACTGCAGGCTATGACGTCGTTCTCGGCGATCTCGTCGACTATGGCACGACGACGAAAGACGGCGTGGTGCAGGACATCGGCGATTATCGCGAAACGGAAGGCCCGTCGCACGATATCGTCTCGAACCCGCCCTATGGCGACGACATGAACTCCTGCATCGCGCATGCGCTGCGGGTTCGCAAGCCGCGCAAGATGGCGCTCCTGCTCAATCTCAATGTGCTCGCCGGGTTCGACGATCCTGACCGCAACTACATCATGGAGACGTGCCCGCCGGCGCGGATCTACGTGATGAAGCGCCGGGTGCCGATGATGCACCGCGACGGCTGGGACGGAAACAAGGCGTCCAGCCAGATGAACACGATGTGGTGCGTCTGGGAGTTGCAGGAAGACGGCACCTATGGCGACACGACCATCATCAAGCGGGTCGATTGGGCCTACACCTGGAACCCGGACACCGTGCCGGAAGACGAGGAGGAGGATAGCCAGTGA